From Ascaphus truei isolate aAscTru1 chromosome 20, aAscTru1.hap1, whole genome shotgun sequence, one genomic window encodes:
- the LOC142470938 gene encoding olfactory receptor 5V1-like — translation MLLGNQTTVTEFLLLGFPAILHFKGLLFFVFLLLYIFTVAGNVLIILLVSTSHQLRTPMYFFLSHLSLSDILLTTDIVPNMLYIIMAEGAVISLVGCITQYFLFAASVGAECFLLTVMSYDRYMAICNPLRYSAIMDFKLCCQMVFWSWFLGFVASLNMVILVCSFQLCNLNDIDHFFCDITPLLEHFCSDKLIVDTVLFVLGIPVIIFPFTFIIVTYICISLTILRIPSTTGRQKAFSTCSSHLAVVCTYYGTLIAKYLVPSKGQSLNVKKITSLLYTVATPLFNPIIYTLRNKEIRAALLKCINIRIQTYFQ, via the coding sequence ATGCTTCTGGGGAATCAGACCACAGTTACAGAATTTCTGCTTCTGGGATTTCCAGCCATTCTCCACTTCAAGGGCTTACTCTTCTTTGTCTTCCTTCTGTTATATATTTTCACCGTAGCTGGAAATGTACTCATCATTCTCTTGGTGTCAACCAGTCACCAGCTCCGTACGCCCATGTACTTCTTTCTCAGTCACCTGTCCCTGTCTGACATCTTGCTAACCACAGATATTGTGCCTAACATGCTATACATAATAATGGCAGAAGGGGCCGTTATTTCTCTTGTTGGCTGCATCACTCAATATTTTCTATTTGCCGCCTCAGTAGGGGCTGAATGTTTCCTACTCACAGTTATGTCTTATGATAGATACATGGCCATCTGCAACCCATTGCGTTATTCAGCTATTATGGACTTTAAGCTATGCTGCCAAATGGTTTTCTGGTCTTGGTTCTTAGGTTTTGTGGCATCACTAAATATGGTTATTTTGGTTTGTTCATTTCAGTTATGTAACCTCAATGACATTGACCATTTCTTCTGCGATATTACACCTCTCTTAGAACATTTTTGCTCAGACAAACTAATTGTGGATACTGTACTTTTTGTTCTTGGAATCCCTGTCATTATCTTCCCCTTCACCTTCATCATTGTGACTTATATCTGTATTTCCCTTACCATACTCAGGATACCGTCCACCACTGGGAGacagaaagccttctccacctgcagCTCCCACTTGGCTGTTGTGTGCACATATTATGGGACATTGATTGCTAAATATTTGGTTCCATCCAAAGGGCAGTCATTGAATGTAAAGAAAATCACTTCTCTTCTGTACACAGTGGCCACCCCGTTATTCAATCCCATCATCTATACCCTGAGGAACAAGGAGATTCGGGCAGCCCTGTTGAAATGTATCAATATAAGGATACAAACATATTTTCAGTAG